In one window of Pseudorasbora parva isolate DD20220531a chromosome 7, ASM2467924v1, whole genome shotgun sequence DNA:
- the rpz6 gene encoding rapunzel 6: MSSPLERVVAQKKEAIEAVMEMFERGAEVLASAVGGLCPLFEASAPVLRLVLDNVESKEITYVKDQFLVVRSKLDVLSSQMEDINCEIKKGRLDSQFFTVEENLCNQFRKYIDILEAKPEYKEVRKRMFLQHFPKTGGEKNLYMLYDAMMGNSTFGEPILEVVEQYEGRNRRVLEDFCVRMKELLCLGIIALLGYCFLTQGEEAEQEKIQEWSAKIQEIEMKMKEMIEKCVRSFPEQAKLDINRLVKEREDGDLQETAKDLLDFLVKKYDWVSWSIRVVSNLGKISNLRAGQNFQCVAGESYFEVSQGNDINLVVSFCSAPQPVPKESIKQMMDGPAKKGDAKAVVELLEKQLAGFLVHAVSRHKESFAVSSFPEECHYWDKHKNVNVCVHAEQI, from the coding sequence ATGTCCAGTCCACTAGAGAGGGTTGTAGCCCAGAAGAAGGAGGCCATTGAAGCAGTAATGGAGATGTTTGAGAGAGGAGCCGAGGTGCTGGCCAGCGCTGTTGGAGGACTGTGTCCTCTGTTTGAAGCTTCTGCACCCGTTTTGAGGCTGGTCTTGGACAATGTGGAAAGCAAGGAGATCACATATGTCAAAGATCAGTTTCTAGTTGTGAGGAGCAAACTGGATGTCCTCTCATCTCAAATGGAGGACATCAACTGTGAGATTAAAAAGGGACGCTTGGATTCCCAGTTCTTCACTGTGGAGGAAAATCTATGCAACCAGTTTAGAAAATACATTGATATTCTGGAGGCCAAACCGGAGTATAAAGAGGTCAGAAAACGCATGTTCTTACAGCATTTTCCCAAAACAGGAGGAGAGAAGAATCTCTACATGCTTTATGATGCTATGATGGGGAACAGCACTTTCGGGGAGCCTATCCTGGAGGTTGTGGAACAATACGAGGGCAGAAACAGAAGAGTCCTGGAAGACTTCTGTGTCAGGATGAAGGAGCTGCTCTGCCTGGGAATAATCGCTCTGCTGGGATATTGTTTCCTTACTCAGGGCGAAGAGGCTGAGCAGGAGAAGATTCAAGAGTGGAGCGCAAAGATCCAAGAAATTGAGATGAAAATGAAGGAAATGATAGAGAAATGTGTGCGTTCGTTTCCAGAGCAAGCTAAACTGGACATCAATAGGCTTGTGAAGGAGAGAGAGGACGGGGACCTCCAGGAAACGGCCAAGGACCTGCTGGACTTCCTGGTGAAGAAGTACGACTGGGTGAGCTGGTCCATCAGAGTCGTTAGTAACTTGGGCAAAATCAGCAACTTGAGAGCTGGACAGAACTTTCAGTGTGTGGCCGGAGAGAGCTATTTTGAAGTATCTCAAGGAAATGACATAAACCTGGTGGTCTCGTTCTGCAGCGCCCCTCAGCCTGTGCCCAAGGAGAGCATAAAGCAGATGATGGACGGTCCTGCAAAGAAGGGAGATGCCAAAGCTGTCGTGGAGCTTCTGGAGAAGCAGTTAGCTGGGTTTCTGGTTCACGCCGTCAGTCGTCACAAGGAGAGTTTTGCTGTGTCGAGTTTTCCTGAAGAATGTCACTACTGGGACAAACACAAGAACGTCAATGTCTGTGTGCATGCAGAGCAGATTTAG